Proteins from one Mucilaginibacter jinjuensis genomic window:
- a CDS encoding murein hydrolase activator EnvC family protein, producing MKFLRTVFFFVLALTAVNAFAQSSAELKRRRDKLNEELQQLNDEYEATAKNKKTTLKQLNILKAQISLREDKINTLNSEVRLLGNQINENTNNVHSLQSQLDQLKKEYAAMIVFAYHNQSAYNKLMFVFASQDFNQAYKRLTYLQQFGTYRQRQAESIQGTQKELKVKINELDRTKDQQSTLLKDQEKEKQTLGQEKNSQLAVISDLSKHQGELKQQLKDAQQQKAKIESQIRVAIRREVEEARRKAEAEARAAAARAAAERARLAAANPGSPAPKEPAPAAAKASTNSELLNATPEFAKLSNDFLGNKGRLPWPVANGVITQEFGLTYIEGIKTDNPGIDIRTNSGAGVRAIFSGEVTSVNNISGTYLVVVRHGEYFTAYANLKSVSVSKGDKIGIKQNLGTVATDGATGETQVHFELYKGQNAVNPKLWLATQ from the coding sequence ATGAAATTTTTAAGAACTGTATTCTTTTTCGTGCTTGCGCTCACCGCCGTAAATGCCTTTGCGCAAAGCAGTGCTGAGCTAAAACGCCGTCGTGATAAATTAAACGAAGAGCTTCAGCAATTGAACGATGAATACGAGGCTACTGCAAAAAATAAGAAAACCACGCTTAAACAGCTTAATATTTTAAAAGCGCAAATTAGCTTACGCGAAGATAAGATCAACACACTTAACTCTGAGGTTCGCCTTTTGGGTAACCAGATTAACGAAAATACCAACAACGTACACTCGCTACAAAGCCAGCTCGATCAGCTAAAGAAAGAGTATGCGGCGATGATTGTTTTCGCTTATCATAACCAGAGCGCCTACAACAAGCTGATGTTTGTTTTTGCATCGCAGGATTTTAACCAGGCCTATAAGCGTTTAACCTATTTACAGCAATTTGGTACTTATCGCCAGCGCCAGGCCGAATCGATCCAGGGCACCCAAAAGGAGTTAAAGGTAAAGATTAACGAACTCGACCGTACCAAAGATCAGCAAAGCACGCTGTTAAAAGACCAGGAAAAAGAAAAACAAACGCTTGGTCAGGAAAAAAATAGTCAGCTGGCAGTCATAAGTGACCTCTCTAAACACCAGGGCGAATTAAAGCAGCAACTGAAGGATGCGCAACAACAAAAGGCTAAAATAGAGTCGCAAATCAGGGTTGCCATCCGCCGCGAAGTAGAAGAAGCGCGCAGAAAAGCGGAAGCAGAAGCAAGGGCCGCTGCCGCACGTGCTGCTGCCGAAAGGGCAAGGTTAGCCGCTGCCAATCCGGGTAGCCCTGCGCCTAAAGAGCCTGCACCGGCCGCTGCAAAAGCATCAACTAATAGTGAACTGCTAAATGCTACACCGGAGTTTGCCAAACTATCAAACGACTTTTTAGGTAACAAAGGCCGCTTGCCATGGCCGGTTGCTAATGGCGTAATTACGCAGGAGTTTGGTTTAACGTACATTGAAGGTATTAAAACCGACAACCCGGGTATTGATATCCGTACCAATTCGGGCGCAGGGGTAAGGGCTATCTTTTCGGGCGAGGTTACCAGCGTAAACAATATTAGTGGTACTTACCTCGTTGTAGTAAGGCACGGTGAATACTTTACCGCCTACGCCAACCTAAAATCAGTAAGTGTATCTAAAGGAGATAAAATTGGTATCAAGCAAAACCTGGGTACGGTAGCCACTGATGGCGCTACAGGCGAAACGCAGGTACATTTTGAGTTATACAAAGGTCAAAATGCTGTGAATCCTAAGTTATGGCTTGCTACTCAATAA
- a CDS encoding Sec-independent protein translocase subunit TatA/TatB: MLHPVFLFLNIGTPEMILIMFVALLLFGGEKLPQIAKGLGKGIRDFKDASEGVKREIHNQINNFEEKNEAVVAPEPDKDLPVVANTVALSDPFAPPAVAEHHEAPALEEHHENAIPTINQHNDIAPAGESHADLSHLATPVHTEVTHVAENHITLSHVSEEPGTNTEEKKS, from the coding sequence ATGTTACACCCCGTTTTTTTATTCCTAAATATTGGTACCCCCGAAATGATCTTGATCATGTTCGTGGCCCTGTTGCTTTTTGGCGGAGAAAAGCTTCCTCAAATTGCTAAAGGCCTGGGTAAAGGGATACGCGATTTTAAGGATGCATCAGAAGGCGTTAAACGCGAGATACACAACCAGATTAATAACTTTGAAGAAAAGAATGAAGCTGTTGTTGCTCCTGAGCCTGATAAAGACCTGCCGGTTGTGGCTAATACCGTAGCCCTGTCAGATCCTTTTGCACCACCAGCGGTAGCAGAACATCATGAAGCCCCTGCACTGGAAGAGCATCATGAAAATGCAATACCAACCATAAACCAACACAACGATATAGCACCTGCAGGCGAAAGCCATGCAGACCTGTCGCACCTGGCAACGCCGGTACATACCGAAGTTACGCACGTGGCAGAAAACCATATCACTCTTTCGCACGTAAGTGAAGAACCTGGTACGAATACTGAGGAGAAAAAAAGTTAA
- a CDS encoding Sec-independent protein translocase subunit TatA/TatB translates to MGGLGAPEIILIIIAILILFGGKKIPELMKGLGKGVKEFKDAQNGDSEPKREEKTNV, encoded by the coding sequence ATGGGTGGATTAGGCGCACCAGAAATCATTCTGATTATCATCGCAATTTTAATTCTGTTTGGCGGAAAGAAAATTCCTGAACTAATGAAAGGTTTAGGCAAAGGCGTAAAAGAATTTAAAGACGCTCAGAACGGCGATTCTGAACCAAAAAGAGAAGAAAAAACTAACGTTTAA
- the gatA gene encoding Asp-tRNA(Asn)/Glu-tRNA(Gln) amidotransferase subunit GatA gives MAKTYTSLSEIKNELLQGGITVEGLVKNYLAQAKANVHLNAFNEVFEEEALAHAIEIDEKLKAGTAGKLAGMVISIKDNILYKGHKATASSKILDNYTAIYSSTIVERLLAEDAVIIGRCNCDEFAMGASNESSYYGPVKNHADESRVPGGSSGGSAVSVQAGMCHAAIGTDTGGSVRQPASFCNAIGFKPTYGRISRHGIIAYASSFDQVGTITNSIEDAALLLEIMAGKDAFDSTLIQAEVPAYSTELKAETAPKKIAYLREALERPGLDPQIKDALLKSIEDLKAAGHTVEPVSFEYLDYVVPTYYILTMAEASSNLARYDGVHYGYRSPKATDLMSTYKLSRSEGFGVEVKRRIMLGTFILSAGYYDAYYTKAQKMRRLIREKTEEILDNCDFILTPTAPEPAYKLGREEKDPVVAYLADIFTVQASLSGMPAISLPVKVEKDALPFGLQLVAKRFAEQELLNFSKTFLNLS, from the coding sequence ATGGCTAAAACTTATACTTCTTTAAGTGAGATAAAAAACGAACTGCTGCAAGGCGGTATCACTGTAGAAGGTCTTGTAAAAAATTACCTGGCGCAAGCCAAAGCAAATGTGCATCTAAACGCTTTTAACGAAGTTTTTGAAGAAGAAGCACTTGCACATGCTATTGAAATTGACGAAAAACTGAAAGCCGGTACCGCAGGTAAATTGGCCGGTATGGTTATCAGCATAAAAGATAATATTCTTTACAAGGGGCATAAAGCTACGGCATCATCCAAAATACTGGATAATTATACTGCCATTTACTCCTCAACCATAGTAGAACGTTTACTGGCCGAAGATGCCGTTATCATTGGCCGTTGCAACTGCGACGAGTTTGCCATGGGCGCATCAAACGAAAGCTCGTATTACGGCCCTGTAAAAAACCATGCCGACGAAAGCCGTGTGCCGGGTGGTTCATCAGGAGGCTCGGCAGTTAGCGTGCAGGCCGGTATGTGCCATGCAGCCATTGGTACAGATACAGGTGGCTCGGTGAGGCAACCTGCATCGTTTTGTAATGCCATTGGTTTTAAACCAACTTATGGCCGTATATCACGTCATGGTATTATAGCTTACGCATCGTCTTTCGATCAGGTAGGCACAATCACCAATTCTATTGAAGATGCAGCGTTGCTGTTAGAAATAATGGCTGGTAAAGATGCTTTTGATAGTACGCTGATCCAGGCAGAAGTACCGGCTTACAGCACTGAATTGAAAGCAGAAACTGCACCTAAAAAAATAGCCTACTTGCGCGAAGCGTTGGAGCGCCCGGGACTTGATCCGCAGATTAAAGATGCTTTACTGAAATCAATAGAAGATTTAAAAGCAGCCGGGCATACTGTAGAACCGGTATCTTTCGAATACCTCGATTACGTTGTGCCAACCTATTATATCCTCACTATGGCCGAGGCTTCATCAAACTTAGCCCGGTATGATGGCGTGCACTATGGCTACCGCAGCCCAAAGGCAACCGATTTAATGTCGACCTATAAACTCTCCCGTTCCGAAGGTTTTGGGGTAGAAGTGAAGCGGCGCATTATGTTAGGTACGTTTATTTTGAGCGCAGGCTACTATGATGCCTACTACACCAAAGCGCAAAAAATGCGCAGATTGATCCGCGAAAAAACAGAGGAAATCCTTGATAACTGTGACTTTATCCTGACACCCACCGCGCCCGAACCTGCGTATAAGTTGGGTAGAGAAGAGAAGGATCCTGTGGTTGCTTACCTGGCCGATATATTTACGGTGCAGGCTTCATTATCCGGTATGCCGGCAATATCGTTACCAGTAAAAGTTGAAAAAGATGCACTGCCGTTTGGCTTGCAGCTGGTTGCCAAAAGGTTCGCAGAACAGGAACTGTTAAATTTCTCAAAAACGTTTTTAAATCTGAGTTAA
- a CDS encoding lytic transglycosylase domain-containing protein: MKFYTVVALVLLSKISLAASGPGMHSDSTVATKAFSVSPLKRDTAKSFTPAAQFANAPGGSMKSRLTAIQKDVPLDYNEFVQSYIDNYTGRRDELGRIMGLSKYYFPIYEKAFREAGIPEEIKFLSIVESALNPNAVSRVGATGPWQFMSTTGRTYGLAINNYVDERRDPIQASYAAAAYIKDAYQEFGDWLLAIAAYNCGKGSVERAIEKGHSMDYWVIRQYLPVETRGYVPAYIAVAYLMNYYEQHRITPQVCALPLQTDTVTVNKFVSFSNVSRVLNITTDQLVSLNPSYRMMVVNGTAAAPRKLIIPKIQTEKFKVFYDALNNNALSVPPMAVVNTQEVDAGGIDAMPAYHTVKKSESLADIADKFGIELNDLIAWNHLHGNKATPGQTLKLQDGSTGAAMASKVTKPAIAAGL, translated from the coding sequence ATGAAATTTTATACTGTTGTTGCTTTAGTGCTGTTGTCAAAAATTTCCCTTGCCGCTTCCGGCCCGGGTATGCATTCAGACTCTACGGTTGCTACTAAAGCTTTTTCTGTTAGCCCTTTAAAACGCGATACAGCAAAAAGTTTTACGCCCGCCGCTCAGTTTGCTAATGCACCTGGTGGCTCTATGAAGAGCCGGTTAACAGCTATTCAAAAAGATGTGCCTTTAGATTACAATGAGTTTGTACAAAGCTACATCGACAATTATACAGGCCGCCGCGATGAGCTTGGCCGTATAATGGGCTTATCTAAATACTATTTCCCTATCTACGAAAAGGCTTTCCGCGAAGCGGGAATCCCCGAAGAAATTAAGTTCCTTTCTATAGTTGAGTCGGCATTAAACCCTAATGCCGTGTCGCGCGTTGGTGCAACCGGCCCTTGGCAATTTATGTCGACTACTGGTCGTACCTACGGCTTGGCCATCAACAACTACGTTGATGAGCGCCGCGACCCAATCCAGGCCAGTTACGCAGCTGCAGCATACATCAAAGACGCTTACCAGGAGTTTGGTGACTGGCTTTTGGCCATTGCAGCCTACAACTGCGGTAAAGGCAGTGTAGAACGCGCTATCGAAAAAGGCCATTCAATGGATTATTGGGTTATTCGTCAGTACTTGCCTGTTGAAACACGTGGCTATGTACCAGCTTATATAGCAGTAGCTTATTTAATGAACTATTACGAGCAGCATAGAATAACGCCGCAAGTATGCGCCCTACCATTACAGACGGATACCGTTACGGTGAATAAGTTTGTATCGTTCAGCAATGTATCAAGGGTGTTAAATATTACTACAGATCAGTTGGTTTCACTTAACCCATCTTACCGTATGATGGTGGTTAACGGTACTGCCGCTGCACCACGTAAATTGATTATCCCGAAGATCCAGACAGAGAAGTTCAAGGTGTTCTATGATGCTTTAAACAACAACGCACTTAGCGTACCACCAATGGCTGTAGTTAACACGCAGGAGGTTGATGCAGGTGGTATAGATGCCATGCCGGCTTATCATACTGTTAAAAAAAGTGAAAGTTTAGCAGATATTGCCGATAAGTTCGGTATCGAATTAAACGACCTGATAGCATGGAACCATTTGCATGGCAATAAAGCTACGCCAGGCCAAACCTTAAAGCTTCAGGATGGAAGCACGGGTGCTGCTATGGCATCAAAAGTTACCAAACCGGCTATTGCTGCGGGTTTGTAA
- a CDS encoding NADP-dependent malic enzyme — protein sequence MNKTNRNLDALNYHSKGRPGKIQVVPTKPTNSQRDLTMAYSPGVAQPCLEIAKNVDDVYKYTAKGNLVAVISNGTAVLGLGNIGPEASKPVMEGKGLLFKIYADIDVFDLEINATTVDEFVNIVKALEPTFGGVNLEDISAPTCFEIERRLKAEMNIPVMHDDQHGTAIISGAALMNACELQGKILSQIKMVVNGAGAAAVSCSKMYLSLGVKPENLVMFDINGVLDQTRTDLDEMRQQFATHRTDVTTLADAMKDADVFVGLSAGNVVSQDMVRSMAPNPIVFAMANPEPEIDYESAIATRDDLIMATGRSDFPNQVNNVLGFPYIFRGALDVRATAINEEMKQAAAIAIAELTKKPVPEAVNLAYNAKNLKFGRDYIIPKPMDQRLITEVSIAVAKAAVNSGVARKVITDWDAYSEELRSRIGKDDRLLRNISIQAKQNPKRVVFAEADNYKILKAAQIVKDEGIATPILLGNIDKIKRIIEETELELGDVRMIDPRKENAPCVEEYAEYLYNKRQRRGITLYEARKMMWDRNYYGACMVQFGEADALISGLTKSYVSTIKPALQIIGTEPGVSRVAGMYMMITPKGPVFFGDTTVNVNPTVDELVDITVLVERSVQQFNIQPRVALLSYSNFGSNDGIIPEKSREAVKILHEKYPDMIVDGEMQANFAINSDLLGDNFPFSTLNGKPANTLIFPNLESGNIAYKLLQELGGAEAVGPILLGLNKPVHVLQLGSSVREIVNMITIAVLDAQQKEQNER from the coding sequence ATGAACAAAACTAACCGCAACCTCGACGCTCTTAATTACCACTCAAAAGGGCGCCCTGGTAAAATACAAGTAGTACCAACCAAACCAACCAATTCGCAACGTGATTTAACAATGGCTTACTCACCGGGCGTTGCGCAGCCATGTTTGGAAATTGCCAAAAACGTTGATGATGTTTATAAATACACTGCAAAAGGTAACCTGGTAGCTGTAATTAGCAACGGTACCGCAGTATTAGGTTTAGGCAACATCGGCCCCGAGGCCAGCAAACCTGTAATGGAAGGTAAAGGCCTTCTGTTTAAGATCTATGCTGATATCGACGTTTTCGATTTAGAGATCAACGCTACTACGGTTGATGAGTTTGTAAATATTGTAAAGGCCCTTGAGCCAACCTTCGGCGGTGTAAACCTCGAGGATATATCGGCCCCTACCTGTTTCGAGATAGAGCGCCGTTTAAAAGCCGAGATGAACATCCCGGTAATGCACGATGATCAGCATGGTACAGCCATCATCTCGGGCGCAGCCCTGATGAATGCCTGCGAATTGCAGGGCAAAATATTAAGCCAGATAAAAATGGTAGTTAACGGCGCAGGTGCTGCTGCTGTGAGCTGCTCAAAAATGTACCTGTCGCTGGGTGTTAAGCCAGAGAATCTGGTGATGTTTGATATTAACGGTGTGCTGGATCAAACCCGTACCGATCTGGACGAGATGCGCCAGCAATTCGCTACCCATCGTACAGATGTTACAACTTTGGCCGATGCCATGAAAGATGCCGACGTATTTGTTGGTCTTTCTGCCGGTAATGTGGTGAGTCAGGATATGGTACGCAGCATGGCCCCAAACCCTATTGTGTTTGCTATGGCCAACCCCGAGCCAGAGATTGATTACGAAAGTGCCATTGCTACCCGCGATGATTTAATTATGGCAACCGGCCGTTCCGATTTTCCTAACCAGGTAAATAACGTGTTGGGTTTCCCATATATCTTCCGTGGTGCACTTGATGTAAGGGCTACTGCCATTAACGAAGAAATGAAACAGGCAGCAGCCATTGCCATTGCCGAGCTGACTAAAAAGCCGGTACCGGAAGCGGTGAACCTGGCTTATAACGCCAAGAACCTGAAATTCGGCAGGGATTATATTATCCCTAAACCGATGGATCAGCGCCTGATCACCGAGGTATCTATCGCAGTAGCTAAAGCAGCTGTAAATTCGGGTGTGGCACGTAAAGTAATTACCGACTGGGATGCTTATTCGGAAGAACTAAGAAGCCGCATTGGTAAGGATGATCGCTTATTGCGTAATATCTCTATCCAGGCCAAGCAAAATCCAAAACGTGTGGTATTTGCCGAGGCTGATAATTACAAGATTTTAAAGGCTGCCCAGATTGTAAAAGACGAGGGTATTGCTACGCCGATATTATTGGGTAACATCGATAAGATTAAAAGGATCATCGAAGAAACCGAGCTGGAGCTTGGTGATGTTCGGATGATTGATCCGCGTAAAGAAAACGCACCTTGTGTTGAAGAGTACGCCGAGTACCTGTACAACAAACGCCAGCGCCGCGGCATAACCCTTTACGAAGCCCGCAAAATGATGTGGGACCGTAACTACTACGGTGCCTGCATGGTGCAGTTTGGTGAGGCAGATGCTTTGATCTCGGGCTTAACCAAAAGTTATGTAAGCACGATAAAACCAGCTTTACAAATTATCGGTACCGAGCCGGGTGTAAGCCGTGTGGCGGGTATGTACATGATGATAACGCCTAAAGGCCCTGTGTTTTTCGGTGATACAACCGTTAACGTAAACCCAACAGTTGATGAGCTGGTAGATATTACTGTACTGGTTGAACGCTCTGTACAACAGTTTAACATCCAGCCAAGGGTGGCGTTGCTATCATACTCTAACTTTGGCTCTAATGATGGTATCATCCCCGAGAAATCACGGGAAGCGGTAAAGATCTTACACGAGAAATACCCCGATATGATTGTTGATGGTGAGATGCAGGCCAACTTTGCCATTAACTCAGATTTGCTGGGAGATAACTTCCCATTCTCAACCTTAAACGGTAAGCCTGCCAATACATTGATATTCCCTAACCTCGAGTCGGGTAACATTGCTTACAAGCTGTTGCAGGAGCTTGGCGGCGCCGAAGCAGTAGGCCCAATTTTGCTGGGCTTGAACAAACCGGTACACGTTTTACAATTGGGCAGCTCTGTTCGTGAAATTGTAAACATGATTACCATTGCCGTGCTGGATGCACAGCAAAAAGAACAAAATGAACGATAA
- the ruvA gene encoding Holliday junction branch migration protein RuvA, which translates to MFDYIEGKLVFKSPAYAVIDVGGIGYHINISVHTFAKLKDLNQFKLYTWLHVKEDAHTLYGFGDEGERRLFLHLISVSGIGPNTARMMLSSITPEEIQEAIVAGHVATIQRIKGIGPKSAQRLILELQDKLKKDGPGTLINAPVNYTVKDEALSALIMLGFARNIAEKVLESEIRKQTGSLNVEQLIKAALKNL; encoded by the coding sequence ATGTTTGATTATATCGAAGGTAAATTAGTGTTTAAATCGCCGGCATACGCGGTTATTGATGTGGGCGGCATAGGCTACCACATCAATATATCCGTTCATACTTTTGCCAAATTAAAAGATTTAAATCAGTTTAAACTTTATACCTGGTTACACGTAAAAGAGGACGCTCATACGCTTTATGGCTTTGGCGATGAAGGCGAGCGCCGCCTGTTTTTGCACCTGATCTCGGTTTCGGGTATCGGGCCAAATACGGCAAGGATGATGCTCTCGTCCATTACGCCCGAGGAGATACAGGAAGCCATTGTGGCCGGCCATGTAGCAACCATACAGCGTATAAAAGGTATCGGCCCCAAATCGGCCCAAAGGCTGATACTGGAGTTACAGGATAAATTGAAGAAAGATGGACCAGGTACGCTGATAAATGCGCCTGTAAATTATACTGTTAAAGATGAGGCATTAAGTGCATTGATTATGCTGGGGTTTGCACGTAACATAGCCGAAAAAGTACTTGAAAGTGAAATTAGAAAACAAACCGGCAGCTTAAATGTGGAGCAGCTTATAAAAGCTGCGCTAAAAAATTTATAG